The Branchiostoma lanceolatum isolate klBraLanc5 chromosome 1, klBraLanc5.hap2, whole genome shotgun sequence genomic sequence AGATTGATAGGCGCGCTAATATGAACTATTCCTCCCGCGTATTTACACACATCTCATGTCGTACAATAAACAGTACAGAACTGAAAAGTAATTTCTGGATCTTCCTTACAGATATGGACATCATACTGGCGCCAGAGGTCGGCATACAGACTCTGCCCAACTCAACCAAAGTACGTATCTCTCAAGCCAGATAACtgaacaaaactgaaaaaaagtaatatCCAATTTGAAGGAATATTCGACTCAGTTGACATCTAAATAGATATTAGTGCGTGCCAGTTGAAGAGATTACAATAAATCAATGCATCAATATATTTATAGTCCTTTTTTCTATCGCCAAGGTCCCAGATGGAAGTCTTTCTCGCGAGAAGAGAGTTGCAATTCTCGCGACTCTAGCCGCTATTGCGCCGATCGCCAGCGCAGTGTTCGGGGCGGGAAGCTTCATCTACGGGATCGTCAACGGGCAGCAGAGACTGGCTGAACTCAGGGAAATCAACCGGAAgttggaccgactggacaggAAACTGGACGCGCTGCAGCAACAGCTTGGCGACGTGCAGTTCGGCCAGCAGTGGCTGGAGGGCGCTGTTCTGTACGGGAGGGATATCCAGGTATGTTCTCCCTCTCCAATTTTGCGAAGGAATTGAATGAAGCAGTACACAACATGATAAGATACTAATGAGGAGCATTCCAACACACATCGGGGCAGAAGACAACATTGTAAACATCGCTTCATTTCAGTGATGGGGGACGctataaactttctgcaactttaCTCTagtgctcaccgagtcacgtgtttcATCTGCATACAGTGACGTAATTAGACGGTGAATCGATTACAagtattccttgacaaagacctgTAAAGCTCAGTGCCATTTTCCCTTGTTTTGGACCTTACAGTTTCATCATGCAACGCTTACAGAATCGTTTATTTTCGTCTACATTTAGAGGCTGAACTACTTTATCAACTACCTGGACAACAACCTGAACCTGGGCGGCAATGGTCGCCTGGTCCCCGCTAACCAGGCCGCCAACTGGGCGAACGCCGTGCTCCACCTGGGCTCTGATGGCGTCGGACAGGTGAGGACAACTTGTCTTAattaatctccgagcagatatATCGGTGGCAattacagtatccaaagggcaaaagaaGCATTATTGGCAATGATGCTTCTTTTGCTCTGTGGATATTGTCATTACCACcgacagatctgcttggagattaaactcCGCGGGTTCTCGTCATGATATCAATGAAGAACTCATACATTCTATTCAATGCTTTTTATTCACACCTAGaatcaaaaatgtatttccaaaCCGTGAGCCCAATACTTATATTATTGAGCAGGGTCCGCCcctgaagcgtcgccaaaaagcgTTAAAAATACAATACATCAAGATGCTTGTTTAGTTGGccttccatatatatatatcgctAACTAGTCAACGACCTAACGAACCACATGGGGAGTCATATAATACCAATCAACTAACAAAAGTTAGAAGCAACAATTCTATGGCACACGTTGAGGGCGGGACAACAACTTAATTGTAAGGCATAAGAAGAAATGTtgataatagaaaaaaatattatacaTTAGATTTTAGAAGTTATTTGACGTTTGTGCGAATTTCTGATGTTTCAGGTACTCCTTAACCTTCATGACATGATGATGGGGACTTCGGGAATCTTCGGGAGAAACTCGCTCTTCGTGCTGTACGAGAGTCGCCTCGATCAGGACTCCGACGAATATTGGGCAAAGGTGAGGCctgaaatcaatcaatcaatcaatcaatcaatcaatcaatcatcatcgattcatctatttattgtaTAGAATTCAATGTCACAAACTCGTTAAAACATTATCTGAATCTCAAATTTCTGATACATAATCCTGGAATCTATATAGACTGTTGCCAGAGCCTGCGTAGGACCGAGGCCCGAAATTAATTCGGCACTAGGGCCAACATGGCCAAGATGCCTCCGCGAAATTTAGTCTCAGCCGCTAGGCAAAAATCACCGGAGTAGACTTAGTTGGCCAGGCGGGGATAGAAGCTTACACTGCCGAGGACACCCAGCCTGCAGTCCTGGGAGAGACTGATGACCAGGTTGCAAATGCACAGAATGTTACTGACGCTCTCCTCACATCCTATAGGTCAGACAGTTCTTGGAGTTCGCGTTCTCCATCCAGACGGCCGGGTACGCCTCCTGGGCAACCGCTCTCAACCTCAAGGGGCGGCAAGGTGAAGTTGCAGCAGTTGTCGCCAGGGGACGCAGAAGGTTAAATTCTCAACGACAGTTCCTCAAGCGGTTTACCAAGCGTAAGTTTCTTTCAACTGTGGAACTAACTTTTCTGCGTACAATATTTCACTGCTTTCAGCTGCCTTTATATTGCACTTACAGGAATGACAATAATCCTGCTTTACGAGACGACTAACAAACGTAAATATATACACATGAAGAGTAATAATAACATGCATTTGATCGTCCTTTACTACATTTTCATTAGATTTacgtatctttttttttctttctacacAGAGTGGCCCACTGGTACGTACGGTTTGCCACGGACGAACACAGGCTGTCCTGTAGCTGCGGGCGCTAGGTGGCGCACGGGTGTCCGTCATCACGACACCGAGGACGACGACGCCAGCAACCAGTGGACGGACGGCCTGCACTTTGACGGTGGCATCGGGAGAAACAACATGAAACAGAAGTTTTGCATGAAGGTGGGTGGATAGATTTCCTGGGAGTTTTGACAAATTTTATGTCCTGTTATCCTGTTTCGAAAATTGATTTGTCTTAATTGAACGTTACTTTTGGTTTCGTGTCTTATTGCGAATCATTGCAGAATGGTACATGTTGCTTTCAAATATGAATGGTTATAAGTTGCAACAAAGCTGTTCGATATGATATAAGCAGCCGCCATTGCATGCCTATTGAAATGGTTTGTTACACCTTATACCGGTGAAACAATTCAGGTTTAGTTCAGATACTATGTACTAAAGTGATGAGAAGACggactttctttctttttgagtCTACCAACCTTAACCTACTAAAGACTCTGTAGCCTATAAACTTGTACTTGATGgttagatacagatatagataagTTTTATCTTTTGTGTGCATTGTCTGATAACGTATATATTGTTATCTGCAGACTACGTCCAGAGACGGGGACGGGGGCTGGCCACGTGGCAGTTACTGTATCTTCAAGAAGGGCGGATGTCCTGGAGGTAGGCACTGTCAATCAACTGATAAAAACACCTGCATGTAACTAATCcgaattagaaaaaaatgcgGTTACCGAATCACCtgattctgctgcagtatcaagaaAAGTCACCAGGGCCCcaaaaatatcatcatttctTCGACAGATCAAAACATGTTAACCACGTATACCTTTCATAGCGATTGATCCATAACTAGTACATCTTTCTGAGATCTACTGTTCAACTATGTATAGAAATGCTACCGAAAATATGACCTTCTTTCAAGGTCTACTGCTCAACTATGTATGAAAATGCTACCGAAAATATGACCTTCTTTCTTTagatttggcgaaggtaataaagggGTTGAGAGGTACTGatgttgtgtttttattttcaggtTTCCAATCAGGCGAGCTCTATTGGGACGATGAAGATGACGACAACGGTAACAGTAAGAGTGGCGAGCTGCCTGACGGGAGTTATGGCGGGAACACCCTGATCAGGTACTGCTGTCGTAACGACGGGAGCGCCAACCGTCACATCTCTCTACCCAACCGCAGTCCCTTCTACCTCT encodes the following:
- the LOC136446169 gene encoding uncharacterized protein isoform X2, encoding MAVWGCTAVSLLLVTLCQGAPTEVMPQGTLDDVFKNGAEALELYDSGKGNIYDYMDIILAPEVGIQTLPNSTKVPDGSLSREKRVAILATLAAIAPIASAVFGAGSFIYGIVNGQQRLAELREINRKLDRLDRKLDALQQQLGDVQFGQQWLEGAVLYGRDIQRLNYFINYLDNNLNLGGNGRLVPANQAANWANAVLHLGSDGVGQVLLNLHDMMMGTSGIFGRNSLFVLYESRLDQDSDEYWAKVRQFLEFAFSIQTAGYASWATALNLKGRQGEVAAVVARGRRRLNSQRQFLKRFTKQWPTGTYGLPRTNTGCPVAAGARWRTGVRHHDTEDDDASNQWTDGLHFDGGIGRNNMKQKFCMKTTSRDGDGGWPRGSYCIFKKGGCPGGFQSGELYWDDEDDDNGNSKSGELPDGSYGGNTLIRYCCRNDGSANRHISLPNRSPFYLFRYRQGCQKVAGMNVREEFFRWDDEDDDNDNRRQGAHPYDDGGNDNHRIHYCYYS
- the LOC136446169 gene encoding uncharacterized protein isoform X1 codes for the protein MAVWGCTAVSLLLVTLCQGAPTEVMPQGTLDDVFKNGAEALELYDSGKGNIYDYMDIILAPEVGIQTLPNSTKVPDGSLSREKRVAILATLAAIAPIASAVFGAGSFIYGIVNGQQRLAELREINRKLDRLDRKLDALQQQLGDVQFGQQWLEGAVLYGRDIQRLNYFINYLDNNLNLGGNGRLVPANQAANWANAVLHLGSDGVGQVLLNLHDMMMGTSGIFGRNSLFVLYESRLDQDSDEYWAKVRQFLEFAFSIQTAGYASWATALNLKGRQGEVAAVVARGRRRLNSQRQFLKRFTKQWPTGTYGLPRTNTGCPVAAGARWRTGVRHHDTEDDDASNQWTDGLHFDGGIGRNNMKQKFCMKTTSRDGDGGWPRGSYCIFKKGGCPGGFQSGELYWDDEDDDNGNSKSGELPDGSYGGNTLIRYCCRNDGSANRHISLPNRSPFYLFRYRQGCQKVAGMNVREEFFRWDDEDDDNGSSRQGAHMYDGGGNSNHRVHWGSQLLHVLLVFVIPFVAYMYR